The genomic window GCTGGTCCTGGGAGTTGAACAGCTGCTCGCTGTCCACCGACCAGTACGTCTTGTCCTTGAGCGGCTCCGGCGTGACCAGGGTGGTGCCCTGGGCGATCAGCCAGCCCTTCTTCGCGATCGACGGGTCGACGCCGATCCGCACCTGGTCCCCGACCGGGACGGTGATGTGGTGCACAGGGGTGGTCTGCAGGCACGCCAGGAAGATCGCCTGCGGCAGCTTCTTGCCGCCGTCGTAGCACTTGTCCGCGGCTTCCGCCTGCACGCTTTTGCTGCCCACGGTCACCGTCGCCATCGCGGTCGGCTTGTCGCAGGCGGTCAGGGCGACGAGCCCGAGGGAGAGGGCACCGATGGTGGTGGCAGCGCGGCGAATGCTCATGGCAGGAGGCTACCGGGCGGTTGCGCCCCGTCCGCGCGGGGGTGCGCGTGTCCCCAGGTGGGGCCCGCCCCGGCCGTCCGCGACGCGACCCGTACGGGTTACCGCCGCGGTACGTCCCCGCACTCCCCGGTTGCCGTCCGGGCGCGGGCCGTGGGCGTATGGCCGCGCTAGGCGACCCGGGCGCGGGCCGTACTGCCGCGGCGGGCGGCCCCGAACAGGCCGCGTACGGACAGCAGGAACGCCAGGGCCACCAGGCCGGCGGCGCACCCCATGCCCAGCGGGCCGTTCAGCGGCAGCAGTATGCCGAGGCCGCCGCCGACCACCCAGGACAGCTGGAGTGCGGTCTCCGAGCGGGCGAAGGCGGAGGTCCGCACCAGTTCCGGCACGTCGCGCTGGATCAGCGCGTCCAGCGACAGCTTCGCCAGCGCCTGCGAGATACCGGCCACCGCGGTGAGCGCGGCCACCGTGACCAGGCTGTACCAGCCCGCGGCCAGCGTCGCCGCGGTCAGCGCGCAGATCAGCACGGCGGCGATGATCACCTCGGGGCCGCGCGCCTTGAGCCAGGCGCCGAGCGCGGTGCCGAACGCGTTGCCGACACCCGCCGCCACGCCGACCACGCCCAGCGACATCGCCGGCGACAGCCCGCCGAGCGGGTGCTCGCGCATCATGAAGGCCAGGAACATCGTCAGGAAGCCGGACAGCGAGCGCAGCCCGCCGTTGCCCTGCAGGGCGTGCAGCACCGAGGAGCCGACGCCCAGCAGCCCCGGCTTGCGGCCCGGGATGCCGGTCGGCTCGGGCTGCGCCTCCTCGTCCGCCGACAGCCGCACCCGCTGCTCGCCGCGGGCCGAGTCGACCTTGCCGGGCAACGAGAGCGACAGCAGGGCGCCGCCGATGAAGACCACGAAAGCGCCGTAGAGCGGCCACTGCGGGCCGATCACGTTCAGCCCCGCGGCGACCGGGGCCGCCACAGCGGTGGCCAGCAGGCCCGACAGGGTGACCCGGGAATTCGCCTTGACCAGGGTCGTACGCCCCGGCAAGAGCCGTGGCACCACCGCACTGCGCACCACGCCGTAGGCCTTCGACGACACCAGCACGCCGAGCGCCGCCGGATACAGGCCGAGCCCGGCGGTCGAGATCACCCCGGCCATCGTCCAGGCCAGCACGGCCCTGGCCATCATCGAGACCGCCATCGCGGCCCTGCGTCCGTGCTGCAGCCGGTCGAGCAGCGGGCCGATCACCGGTGCGAGAAGCGCGAAGGGCGCCATCGTCACCAGCAGATACAGCGCGACCCGGCCACGGGCCTCGCCGCTGGGCACCGAGAAGAAGACAGTGCTGGCCAGAGCGACGGTGATCATCATGTCGCCGGCGGAGTTGACCGCGTGCAGCTCGATCAACTTCGCCAGACCGGACTCGCCCGCGCCTCCGGCATGTGTCGTACGCCGGATACGCCGGCCCAGCGCTCCGGCCGGACCGCCCACGCCCCGAACGAGGACGTGTCCGGCTCTGCGCACAGGCCCTCGGGCGGCGGTGTCGGTTCTTGCCATGACGCAATCCTGCCCCAATCGGAAGAGAGCTCACCCCCTCCTTTGCTGGCGTGGTGCGCACAGGTACCGTGCGATCACGCAGAATGGGTGGCAACAGGTGCGCCCGAGGACGCTCGGGCAGGACCGGATGAGGCAGGGAAAATAGGCGTCGAAGCGGTCCGCAGGTCCGCTCCGCTGCAACTCTCCGCGTCGGGTCCTTCCGCCCGCGAGCGCACACGTGAGACGGCGTAGAGAGAGAAACGATTTCTGTGAGTGCAGCGATGCGAAGCCGTACCCCTGACCGCCTGTGCGCCGAGGCCGTCGACGTTGCCCTGGCGGTCACGCTGGAGGCGGCGGGGCCGCAGTCGGTGGGTGCGCACCTGGGGGTCGCCGCGGAGGGCGACCGGGTCGTCACCCACTTCTTCGCCTGTACCGAGCCCGCCTACCGCGGCTGGCGCTGGGCCACCACGCTGACCAGGGCGTCCCGTGCCAAGGCCGTGACCGTCGACGAAACGGTGCTGCTGCCAGGCGCCGACTCCATCCTGGCGCCCGAGTGGGTGCCGTGGAGCGAGCGGCTGCGGCCCGGCGACATGGGCCCCGGCGACCTGCTGCCCACCGAGGCGGACGACCTGCGGCTCGAACCGGGCTGGACCGGCGACGACGAGCCGCCGGCCGGCGAGCCCGGCGCGGACGCCGAGGAGGGCGTCGACCTGGTCGTGCCGTCCGTGGCGACGATCGGCTCGATCGCCGGGCAGCTCGGTCTCGGCCGCCCCCGGGTGCTGTCCCGCTACGGGCTGCACGCCGCCGCGGACCGCTGGGACGAGCAGTTCGGGCCCAAGACGGCGATGGCGCAGGCCGCGCCCGCCAACTGCGTCAGCTGCGGCTTCCTGGTGCCGATCACCGGCTCGCTCAGCCAGGCCTTCGGGATCTGCGCCAACGAGTTCTCGCCGGCCGACGGCCACGTGGTCTCGCTCGGCTACGGATGCGGCGGCCACTCCGAGGCCGCGGTCATGCCGCGTCCGCCGCAGCCCGCGCCGATGGTCCTCGACGAGCTGCACGACACCGACCCGCTGTCGCTGCGCCCTGCCGCGGCGGGCGACGCCGCGGCGACGGGCGGCAGCGCGGCCGGCCAGGCCTCGGACGGCGCCGATCCGGCCGGGCCGGGCGGCTCTGGCAGGTCCGGCGCGTCCGCCGGCCCCGGCAGCTCCGGCGGGGAGGACCACGGCCCCTCCTGAGGCCCTGCACGGCCCCTCCCGGCGCCCCGCGGCCACCCGGCGGCGGCGGGGGGACCCGGCGGGCCTCCCGCGGCCCGGGCGGTGGGATGAAGGGCACGCCGAATGGCGGTACGGTCACCGTGCACGGCCCCGACAGGGGCGTACCCGGCGAGCGAAGGACCGCACGTGACCCGCGCAGGCGTAATCCGGACGCCCCCGGAAGGCCACCCCGACCCCTTCCGTACCGCGGATCTGCGCCGGGCGGTCCTCACCGCCTGGGCCGCGTCGGCCGCCCGCTTCCGTGAGGACGCCAACGCCGAGGAGGACCTCGCCCTCGGCGGCCACCGCGACCGGCTGATCATCGAGCTGGCCCAGAACGCCGCGGACGCCGCCACCCGGGCCGGCGTCCCCGGCCGCCTCCGGCTGACCTACCACGAGCCCACCGCCGACGCCCCCGCGCTGCTCGCCGCCGCCAACACCGGCGCCCCGCTGGACGCGCTCGCCGTGGAGTCGCTGTCCACCCTGCGCGCCTCCGCCAAGCGCGACGAGGGACCCGCCGCGGTCGGCCGCTTCGGCGTCGGCTTCGCCGCCGTCCTCGCCGTCAGCGACGAGCCCGCCGTGGTCGGGCGCAGCGGCGGTGTCCGCTGGTCGCTGGCCGAGGCGCGCGAGCTGGCCGCACAAGTCCCGGGCCTCGGCGAGGAGTTGCGCCGCCGGGACGGCCATGTCCCGCTGCTGCGGCTGCCGCTGCCCGCGGAGGGCAGCGCGCCGGACACGTACGACACCGTCGTCGTCCTGCCGCTGCGGGACGGCGCCGCGGAGGACCTGGCCGGGCGGCTGCTGGCCGCCGTGGACGACGCGCTGCTGCTCGCCCTGCCCGGCCTGTCCGAGGTGGTCGTCGACACCCCGGCGGGCGTGCGGACCCTGACCCGCCGTCAGGCCGAGGACGGCGACGTCCTGGTGGAGGACTCCGACGCGCCCACCGCCACCCGCTGGCGGGTCGTCGGCGACGGCGGCGCCCTGACCGCCGACCTGCTCGCCGACCGCCCGGTCGAGGAGCGCCTGCGCCCGGTCTGGTCGGTGACCTGGGCCGTGCCCGTGGCGCCCGACGGCTCGCCCGCCGCGCCCCGCACCGCCGACGTCGTGCACGCCCCGACGCCGACCGACGAACCGCTCGGCCTGCCCGCCCTGCTGCTTGCCTCGCTCCCGCTCGACCCGACCCGCAGGCACTCCGCCCCGGGGCCGCTCACCGACTTCCTGGTCGAGCGCGCCGCCGACGCCTACGTCCGGCTGCTCGCCGGCTGGCGCCCGAGCGGCGCAGGCGTGGTCGACCTGGTGCCCGGGCCCCTCGGCAAGGGCGTGCTGGACGCCGAACTGCGCCGCCGCATCCTGGCGCAGCTGCCGCGCACCCCCTTCCTGCCGCGTGCCGCCGAGGTCCCGCCGGACGCCTCCTTCGTGGCTCCCGACGCGGACGCCGACGGCTGGGACGGCGGCGGCCCGCTCGCCGGCGAGAGCCACGCGCTGCGGCCCGTCGAGGCCGAGGTCGTCGAGGGCGCCACCGCGGAGGCCGTGCGCGTCCTGGCCGAGGTGCTGCCCACCCTCGTGCCGTCCGCCCTGGAACGCCGCCCCGCTCTGCGCCAGTTGGGTGTCGCGCGGCTGTCGCTGGCCGACGCCGTCGACCGGCTCTCCGGCACCGAGCGCCCCGCCGCCTGGTGGTGGCGCCTCTACGACGCCCTCGCGGGCACCGACGCCGACGTCCTCAGCGGCCTGCCCGTACCGCTCGCCGACGGCCGTACGGTGGTCGGCCCGCGGCAGGTGCTGCTGCCGGTGCCGGGCGACGACCCGGCTGCCGTCGACCCCGCGCTGCTGGCCAGGCTCGGCCTGCGGGTCGCGCACCCGGAGGCCGCCCACCCGCTGCTGGAGAAGCTCGGCGCCGCCCCCGCCACACCCCGCGCGGTCCTGACCACCCCGCAGGTACGGGCCGCGGTCGCCGCCTCCCTGGACGAGGACACCGCCTGGGACCAGGACGAGCGGGGGCTGGACGCCGACGAACTCGCCGACACCGTCCTGGCGCTGGCCCGCGCCGCCGGCCTCGCGCCCGGCGACGAACCGTGGCTGGCCGCGCTCGCGCTGCCCGACGACGAGGGCGAGCTGGCCCCGGCCGGCGAACTCGTCCTGCCCGGCAGCCCGCTGGAGGCCGTCCTGCGGACCGGTGAACTCGGCACCGTGGACGCCGAACTCGCCGACCGCTGGGGCGAGCAGCCGCTGACCGCGGTCGGCGTGCTTGCCACCTTCGCCCTGGTCCAGGCCGCCGACGTGGTCCTGGACCCCGACGACCTCGAACCGCGCGACAGCGACTGGGCGGAACCCGACGACGTCGGCCTGCTC from Streptomyces sp. NBC_01198 includes these protein-coding regions:
- a CDS encoding MFS transporter; its protein translation is MARTDTAARGPVRRAGHVLVRGVGGPAGALGRRIRRTTHAGGAGESGLAKLIELHAVNSAGDMMITVALASTVFFSVPSGEARGRVALYLLVTMAPFALLAPVIGPLLDRLQHGRRAAMAVSMMARAVLAWTMAGVISTAGLGLYPAALGVLVSSKAYGVVRSAVVPRLLPGRTTLVKANSRVTLSGLLATAVAAPVAAGLNVIGPQWPLYGAFVVFIGGALLSLSLPGKVDSARGEQRVRLSADEEAQPEPTGIPGRKPGLLGVGSSVLHALQGNGGLRSLSGFLTMFLAFMMREHPLGGLSPAMSLGVVGVAAGVGNAFGTALGAWLKARGPEVIIAAVLICALTAATLAAGWYSLVTVAALTAVAGISQALAKLSLDALIQRDVPELVRTSAFARSETALQLSWVVGGGLGILLPLNGPLGMGCAAGLVALAFLLSVRGLFGAARRGSTARARVA
- a CDS encoding DUF3027 domain-containing protein, producing MRSRTPDRLCAEAVDVALAVTLEAAGPQSVGAHLGVAAEGDRVVTHFFACTEPAYRGWRWATTLTRASRAKAVTVDETVLLPGADSILAPEWVPWSERLRPGDMGPGDLLPTEADDLRLEPGWTGDDEPPAGEPGADAEEGVDLVVPSVATIGSIAGQLGLGRPRVLSRYGLHAAADRWDEQFGPKTAMAQAAPANCVSCGFLVPITGSLSQAFGICANEFSPADGHVVSLGYGCGGHSEAAVMPRPPQPAPMVLDELHDTDPLSLRPAAAGDAAATGGSAAGQASDGADPAGPGGSGRSGASAGPGSSGGEDHGPS
- a CDS encoding sacsin N-terminal ATP-binding-like domain-containing protein, producing MTRAGVIRTPPEGHPDPFRTADLRRAVLTAWAASAARFREDANAEEDLALGGHRDRLIIELAQNAADAATRAGVPGRLRLTYHEPTADAPALLAAANTGAPLDALAVESLSTLRASAKRDEGPAAVGRFGVGFAAVLAVSDEPAVVGRSGGVRWSLAEARELAAQVPGLGEELRRRDGHVPLLRLPLPAEGSAPDTYDTVVVLPLRDGAAEDLAGRLLAAVDDALLLALPGLSEVVVDTPAGVRTLTRRQAEDGDVLVEDSDAPTATRWRVVGDGGALTADLLADRPVEERLRPVWSVTWAVPVAPDGSPAAPRTADVVHAPTPTDEPLGLPALLLASLPLDPTRRHSAPGPLTDFLVERAADAYVRLLAGWRPSGAGVVDLVPGPLGKGVLDAELRRRILAQLPRTPFLPRAAEVPPDASFVAPDADADGWDGGGPLAGESHALRPVEAEVVEGATAEAVRVLAEVLPTLVPSALERRPALRQLGVARLSLADAVDRLSGTERPAAWWWRLYDALAGTDADVLSGLPVPLADGRTVVGPRQVLLPVPGDDPAAVDPALLARLGLRVAHPEAAHPLLEKLGAAPATPRAVLTTPQVRAAVAASLDEDTAWDQDERGLDADELADTVLALARAAGLAPGDEPWLAALALPDDEGELAPAGELVLPGSPLEAVLRTGELGTVDAELADRWGEQPLTAVGVLATFALVQAADVVLDPDDLEPRDSDWAEPDDVGLLDAVDVWCEDVLDQLPETDVPPVATEIIGVRDLDLVDDDAWPQALALLSRPPLRDAVTAPVRVLLPDGTTESVRPYAAWWLRDHPVLDGRRPVGLRAAGGDRLLAGLYDEAHTDTAVDEQVLRALGVRTTVAALLAEPGGAAELLARLADPERTVAPAQLHRLYAALAELDPEQVTLPDELRAVLDGETVVVDAADALVADAPDLLPLSGGLALLPVPPRLAADLAELFQVRRLSEAVDAAVTSQGEPHQVLPAVHDLLPGAPASYVEHEELLLAGGVEVDWRYADGTLHAATVEGVAAGLAWAAGRWERRFELAALLEDPSRTDELARDRWFD